The proteins below are encoded in one region of Saccopteryx leptura isolate mSacLep1 chromosome 1, mSacLep1_pri_phased_curated, whole genome shotgun sequence:
- the SLC35C1 gene encoding GDP-fucose transporter 1 isoform X2 produces the protein MALMGAPDPSSDTEAMEEKPFLLRALQITLVVFLYWVTSISMVFLNKYLLDSPSLQLDTPIFVTFYQCVVTTLLCKGLSALAACCPGTLDFPSLRLDLRVARSVLPLSVVFIGMITFNNLCLKYVGVAFYNVGRSLTTVFNVLLSYLLLKQTTSFYALLTCSVIIGGFWLGVDQEGAEGTLSWTGTLFGVLASLCVSLNAIYTKKVLPAVDGSIWRLTFYNNVNACVLFLPLLLLLGELQALSHFAQLGSAHFWGVMTLGGLFGFAIGYVTGLQIKFTSPLTHNVSGTAKACAQTVLAVLYYEEAKSFLWWTSNMMVLGGSSAYTWVRGWEMKKVQEDPSPKEDEKSSMGV, from the exons ATGGCACTGATGGGGGCTCCCGACCCCTCCAGCGACACTGAGGCCATGGAAGAGAAGCCTTTTCTGCTCCGGGCACTGCAGATCACACTGGTAGTCTTTCTCTACTGGGTCACCTCCATCTCCATGGTATTTCTCAACAAGTACCTGCTGGACAGCCCCTCCCTGCAGCTGGACACCCCCATCTTCGTCACCTTCTACCAGTGCGTGGTGACCACACTGCTGTGCAAGGGTCTCAGCGCACTGGCCGCCTGCTGTCCTGGTACATTGGACTTCCCTTCTCTACGCCTGGACCTGCGGGTGGCCCGTAGTGTCCTGCCTCTGTCGGTGGTCTTTATCGGCATGATCACCTTCAATAACCTCTGCCTGAAGTACGTGGGTGTGGCCTTCTACAACGTAGGCCGCTCTCTCACCACCGTCTTCAATGTGCTGCTCTCCTACCTGCTGCTCAAGCAGACCACCTCCTTCTATGCCTTGCTCACCTGCAGCGTCATCATTG GTGGTTTCTGGCTTGGTGTGGaccaggagggggcagagggtaCCCTGTCTTGGACAGGCACCCTCTTTGGCGTGCTAGCCAGTCTCTGTGTCTCGCTCAATGCCATCTACACCAAGAAGGTGCTCCCGGCGGTGGACGGCAGCATCTGGCGCTTGACCTTCTACAACAACGTCAACGCCTGCGTCCTcttcctgcccctgctcctgctgctggggGAGCTGCAGGCCCTCAGCCACTTTGCCCAGCTAGGCagtgcccacttctggggcgtgATGACACTGGGAGGCCTGTTCGGCTTTGCCATTGGCTACGTGACAGGACTGCAGATCAAGTTCACCAGTCCTCTGACCCACAACGTGTCGGGCACGGCCAAGGCCTGCGCCCAGACGGTGCTGGCTGTGCTCTACTACGAGGAGGCCAAGAGCTTCCTCTGGTGGACAAGCAACATGATGGTGCTGGGCGGCTCCTCCGCCTACACTTGGGTCAGGGGCTGGGAGATGAAGAAGGTTCAGGAGGACCCCAGCCCCAAGGAGGACGAGAAGAGCAGCATGGGGGTGTGA
- the SLC35C1 gene encoding GDP-fucose transporter 1 isoform X1: MNRAPLKRSRILHMALMGAPDPSSDTEAMEEKPFLLRALQITLVVFLYWVTSISMVFLNKYLLDSPSLQLDTPIFVTFYQCVVTTLLCKGLSALAACCPGTLDFPSLRLDLRVARSVLPLSVVFIGMITFNNLCLKYVGVAFYNVGRSLTTVFNVLLSYLLLKQTTSFYALLTCSVIIGGFWLGVDQEGAEGTLSWTGTLFGVLASLCVSLNAIYTKKVLPAVDGSIWRLTFYNNVNACVLFLPLLLLLGELQALSHFAQLGSAHFWGVMTLGGLFGFAIGYVTGLQIKFTSPLTHNVSGTAKACAQTVLAVLYYEEAKSFLWWTSNMMVLGGSSAYTWVRGWEMKKVQEDPSPKEDEKSSMGV; encoded by the exons ATGAACAGGGCCCCTCTGAAGCGCTCCAGGATCCTGCACATGGCACTGATGGGGGCTCCCGACCCCTCCAGCGACACTGAGGCCATGGAAGAGAAGCCTTTTCTGCTCCGGGCACTGCAGATCACACTGGTAGTCTTTCTCTACTGGGTCACCTCCATCTCCATGGTATTTCTCAACAAGTACCTGCTGGACAGCCCCTCCCTGCAGCTGGACACCCCCATCTTCGTCACCTTCTACCAGTGCGTGGTGACCACACTGCTGTGCAAGGGTCTCAGCGCACTGGCCGCCTGCTGTCCTGGTACATTGGACTTCCCTTCTCTACGCCTGGACCTGCGGGTGGCCCGTAGTGTCCTGCCTCTGTCGGTGGTCTTTATCGGCATGATCACCTTCAATAACCTCTGCCTGAAGTACGTGGGTGTGGCCTTCTACAACGTAGGCCGCTCTCTCACCACCGTCTTCAATGTGCTGCTCTCCTACCTGCTGCTCAAGCAGACCACCTCCTTCTATGCCTTGCTCACCTGCAGCGTCATCATTG GTGGTTTCTGGCTTGGTGTGGaccaggagggggcagagggtaCCCTGTCTTGGACAGGCACCCTCTTTGGCGTGCTAGCCAGTCTCTGTGTCTCGCTCAATGCCATCTACACCAAGAAGGTGCTCCCGGCGGTGGACGGCAGCATCTGGCGCTTGACCTTCTACAACAACGTCAACGCCTGCGTCCTcttcctgcccctgctcctgctgctggggGAGCTGCAGGCCCTCAGCCACTTTGCCCAGCTAGGCagtgcccacttctggggcgtgATGACACTGGGAGGCCTGTTCGGCTTTGCCATTGGCTACGTGACAGGACTGCAGATCAAGTTCACCAGTCCTCTGACCCACAACGTGTCGGGCACGGCCAAGGCCTGCGCCCAGACGGTGCTGGCTGTGCTCTACTACGAGGAGGCCAAGAGCTTCCTCTGGTGGACAAGCAACATGATGGTGCTGGGCGGCTCCTCCGCCTACACTTGGGTCAGGGGCTGGGAGATGAAGAAGGTTCAGGAGGACCCCAGCCCCAAGGAGGACGAGAAGAGCAGCATGGGGGTGTGA